The Bacteroidota bacterium genomic sequence GATAAAAAAGACGATGCAGCTGTGTATGATCTCGGCAATGGTAAAGCGGTAATCAGCACCACCGATTTTTTTATGCCCATCGTTGATGATGCGTTCGACTTCGGCCGCATTGCTTCGGTCAATGCCATAAGCGATGTATATGCCATGGGCGGAAAACCGCTTATGGCCATTGCCATTCTGGGCTGGCCCATAAACAAAGTACCGGCCGAACTGGCCGGACGCGTACTCGAAGGTGCCCGCACCGTTTGCCGCGAAGCAGGTATTCCGCTGGCTGGCGGCCACAGCATCGACAACGAAGAACCGCTGTTTGGGCTTGCCGTTACCGGCGAAGTAACCCTTGCAAACCTGCGTCAGAACTCCACCGCCAAAGCAGGCGATGTATTGTTTTTGACCAAACCGCTCGGCGTAGGCATTCTCACCACGGCACAGAAAAAAGGACTCGTGCAGCCTGCGCATTTTCAAAATGCAGTAAACGCCATGCTCACGCTCAACAGTGCAGGTGCAGTATTTGGTAACCTCGCTTATGTACACGCCATGACCGATGTAACCGGCTTTGGTTTGCTGGGCCATCTCGGCGAAATGGCCGATGGCAGCGGACTCAGCGCCGAAGTAAATTACCACGCACTGCCGCTGCTGCCCGAAATCGGACACTACATCGCCCAAAATTGTATTCCCGGCGGCACAAAACGAAACTGGGACAGCTACGGCGCAGGTATCGAAGGTGTAACCGACGAGAATCGTCCGGTACTCTGCGATCCGCAAACAAGCGGTGGCCTGCTGGTGGCAGTGGATGAAAATTTTGCAGAAGAATTTATCCGCGAAGCAAAAAAACTCAATCTTGATCTTAACCCTGTGGGCAAATTTACCGGGAGAAAAGATTACCGTATAAAAGTAAATTGAGGAGCGAAACAATTGCGCATTAAATAACCGGTAGTTCCGGCTTTACGCTGCAAGTGCTCGGAAGTTTCCTGCACAAACCGCATGCTGCATCCTGTGCGCTTTCCTCCCGCAATTTCTGCGGGAGCAATCCGGGCTATATAATCAATCCGCCTGCATTTCAAAATACCTCAGCGTGTAAATTATTCTCCGGGTACTTCACACACCGTATCACCCGCAATCACAAACACACGGTCATTCTCCTCCGGCGTAATTATTTCTTTCCCCGTAAACTCACCAAACGCAGGCAATACAAGCTGATGCGGCTGAAGGAGAAAACACGGAAGTGACACACGCTGGCGTGCCTTTCCACGCAACAAATAACCGGGGTGTACATGTCCTGCAATACGGAAGTAACCGCGTTTATCAGTTTCATTTTCCGGGTGATGACGGTAAACAAACGGAGGAGAATAAAATTCATCACCGCATAATTCAGTACCCGAAACCGGGTTGTTGCGCAGCAAGTGTAAATCGTGGTTACCTGTAATGAGGTGAACGGGAATGTGCATTTCGTTCATCCATTGCGTAAACATTTCCCACTCGGTGTTGATGTGGCTGTGAAAGAAATCGCCCAATACGGCAATGCTTTCTGCATCATACATCTCAGCCAGTGTTTGCAGGCGCTGCAGCGTTTGTGTATGCGCCGCATGCGGCACGGCAATACCTGCTTTGCGGAAGTGTGTGGCTTTCCCCAAATGGAGATCGGCCACCAGAAGTTGTTTTAGCGAAGGCCTGTACACCGCTCTCTCCGGCAACAGCAACAATTCTTCGCCGGCTGCAAAAATCGACACACTCATCGCGTGGCCTCCTTTTCAAGCTGTTTAATCATGCGCTGTACACGGTCTTCCAGTTTTTCCGTGCTCAGCTTCTCACGTATGCGTTCAACCATAATCGGAAATGCAAATGGCGATGGTTGCGTGGTGTAATTAACCACAAGCTCCTGATGTTCGAGGCGGTTTAACAGTTTGCGTAAACGTACTTCGTCGAGCTGTTCAAGAAGCACTTCTTCATACGCCTGCCTGAGCAGTAAATGATCGGGCTCGTGTTCACGAAACACCTCGAAAAACAGTTTCGACGAAGCCTGCAGGTGCCGCGTTTTCTTTTCATTGCCCGGATAGCCGCTGAATGTGAGTCCGGCAATTTGGGCAATACCTCTGAACCGGCGGCTGGCCATTTCCGATGCATTAAGGCCATGCTGTATATGCTCAATCAGGTTTTCGGACGAGAACAGCTCGCGGTTGATGTGTTTTTTCCAGTCCAGTTCGCTATCGGTGAGCAGTTCAAAACCATAATCGTTCATGGCAATTGAAAAGGTAAGCGGCTGTATGCGGCTCAGTCGCCAGGCCACCAGCGCGGCAAGGCCTTCGTTTACCTGCCGCCCGTCGAACGTATAAAAGAAAAGATGTTGTCCCTCCCGCGATACGCATACTTCTATTAAAAACTGATTTTGCGACGGAAGCAGCGAGAGTTCATTCTGCCGCTGGAATAAAGGCAGCAGCATTTTCAGTTCCTCATCTTCTGCTATACCCCGGTGTATCTGCGTCATTTTTTCACGCATCAGTTCCGAAAGCTGCGATGAGAGCGGCATGCGGCCGCCCATATATTGCGGCACAAGTGCTTTTTTAGCTTTTGATGCACGCACCAGTACTTTCATGTCTTTTATCATTACAAGCTCAAGCGTACGGCCCGAAAAGTAAAATGTATCGCCGGGTTTGAGCTGTGCAATAAAATATTCTTCCACCGAACCAATGTAGCCGCCGCTGATAAATTTCACCGTAAGCATGCCACTGCTCAGAATTGTACCAATGCTGAACCGATGCCGCCGCGCAATACGCTGATCAGCTACGTAGTAATTGCCATCATCGCCGCGCACCACTTTTGCATATTCGCTGTAGGCTTTCAGCGAAGGGCCGCCGCTTATGATGAATTCCATTACACGGTTCCACTCATCGTCGGTCATTTCGGCAAATGCATGTGTGGTGCGCACTTCGGCAAGAATCGAAGAAGCATTAAAACCGCTGCCCACGGCCAGCGTAACAAGGTATTGCGCCAGTACATCCCACGCACGCAATACGGGCACACGTGCTTCGATGCGCCCGCTTTGTGCAGCCGTGCGCAGCGCCGATGCTTCCATCAGTTCAAGTGCATGCGCGGGCAAAAACCAGATTTTACTTTCAGCGCCCGGCTGATGCCCGCTGCGGCCTGCCCGCTGTAAAAAGCGCGCCACTCCTTTAGGCCCGCCAATCTGTATCACCGTATCTACCGGCCTGAAATCCACACCCAGATCAAGGCTGGATGTACACACCACGGCTTTGAGAATGCCTGCGTGCAGGGCATCTTCCACCCAGTTGCGTATTTCGGTACTCAATGAACCGTGATGCAAGGCCAGCTGTCCGGCCAGTTGCGGCGCCACTTCCAGCAATTGCTGGTACCAGATTTCGGCCTGCGCACGCGTGTTGGTGAAAATGAGCGTGGTGCGCGAAGCCTCAATAACCGGTACCGCCTTTTGAAGCAGTTTTACGCCAAGATGCCCGGCCCAGGGGAAGTTGTCAATCTTGTCGGGAAGAATAGTAGTTACGGTTATCTTTTTCTGCTCACCGGCCTTTATCATTGCATGCCGGCTGCTGTCTTTTCCCAGCAAAACCGTTCTGGCTTCTTCCATATTCCCAATTGTGGCCGAAATTCCCCAGATGCGTATTTCCGGCCGCAATGCTTTCAGCCGCGACAAAGCAAGTTCTACCTGCGTGCCGCGTTTGTTGCCCAGCAGTTCATGCCATTCATCCACCACCACCGTTTCAAGCTGCTCAAACAGTTTTTCGTAGCCTTTTTGCGAAAGCAGAATATGCAGGCTTTCCGGTGTAATCACCAATCCCTGCGGCAATGCCTTTTTCTGCTTTTGCTTTTCGGCTGCCGAAGTATCGCCGGTGCGAATGGCCACCTGCCAGGGCAAATTGATTTCATCGCAGGCGGTTTGCATGGCTGTGCGTACATCACGGGCAAGCGAGCGTACAGGTGTAATCCACAAACAGCGCAGACCTGTGGCCTTTTTCTCACGCCGTTGTGCCGCTTCGCAAATTACCGGAAGCCACACTGCATACGTTTTCCCGCTGCCGGTTGGTGCATTCAGCAGGCCGCTTTGTCCGGCTGTATATGCCTCAAACACTTCACGCTGAAACGGAAATATTTTCCATTTCCGGCGTTTGAACCAGCCTTCGAAAATTTGTATGGCTGTTACCGCTTTCATTCGCCTGTGGGTTTATCGGCATACAGTTTCAACAGCGTGCGCAGCGTTTCAATACTATCGGCATCCTGCACGGCTTTGTCTTTTCGCCAGCGGCTGATACGCGGAAAACGAAGCGCCACACCCGAGCGGTGACGTGGTGAAGGGTTAATGCCTTCGAACGCCAGCTCAAATACCAGCTCTGCTTTCACACTTCGTACCGGACCAAATTTGTCAACCGTGTTGCGTTTTACAAAAGCATCCACTTCTTTTATTTCTTCGTCAGTAAGTCCTGAGTAGGCTTTCGCAAAAGGCACCAGTGTATCACCGTCGCGCACGGCAAATGTATAATCGGTATAAAGATTAGCCCGCCGTCCGTGACCGCGCTGTGCATAAATCAGCACCGCATCAACCGTAAACGGATCTACTTTCCATTTCCACCAGCTTCCGCGTTTGCGGCCTGTTTCGTAAACAGAATCAAGTCGTTTCAGCATCAGGCCTTCGCTGAACTGGTTGCGTGCATCATTGCGTAATACCGTTAATTCTTCCCAACTGTTAAATACTAATTGCGGTGATAATTTGAATACCGATTCGATGCCAGCTCGTTGTGCAAGTTGTTGCAGCAGCGTTCTTCTTTCCGAAAGAGGCTGCTGTCTGAGGTCGTAGCCTTCAACCTCCAGCAAATCATAGGCAAGAAAAACAATAGGAGCTTCTTTCAGAATTTTAGCGGTAATGTTTTTCCGGCCGTTCCGCTGCTGCATTACATGAAAGGGCAGGGGACGGTTGTCTTTCCACGGAATAATTTCGCCGTCGGCCACAGTGCCGTCGGGAAGTAATTCAAGCAGGGCTTTGAATTCCGGAAACATATCGGTAACCAGTTCTTCCCCGCGCGACCAAACAAACAATTCATTGCCGCGCCGCACAATTTGTCCGCGAATACCGTCCCATTTCCATTCGGCCTGCCAGGCTTGTGGAGCGCCCAATTCATCGAAAGGCACATCAAGCGCATAGGCAAGGCAAAACGGATAAGGCTGGGAGAGCCGGTCGGTATTGGAATCGTTGAGCAGAAGATTTTCAAACGTAGTTGTTTCCGGCTGCCAGTTACCCATGAGGCGGTGCGTAATTGCAGCCTCGCTCATTTGCAGCACACGTGCCAGTGCACGTACAACCAGTTGCTGCGCCACGCCAATGCGAAATCCGCCGGTGATGAGTTTATTGAAAACAAATTTTTCGTAGTAATCAAACTCGCGCCAGCAGCGGGTAATGAATTGTTTTTTGGTTTCATCGTCGGCGCTGCGCAGGCTGATGAGTTGCTGCATAAATTCCTCGAGGCCGATGTGTCCGGCCTCTGTGGTTTGCGGAATGAGCAGGGCTATCGTTTCGGCCATATCGCCGGCCACGTGGTAGCTTTCTTCGAAGAGCCACTGGTCGATACCGGCAGTTTCGGCAGCCCAGAGCCGCAGCAGCGAAGATTTAACAAGGCTTTTGGGTTTTCGGCCCGAGAGTAAAGCCACGGCACGAAGGCAATCTGCATGCGGAGCTTTGCCAAAGTAGGCTGCCAGCGCATCGGTTTTTTCGCTGGTTTTGTTGGTTTGGTCAAGGGCTTCGATGAGTACGGCAAACTGTTTCATTCGGGTTTCGTATCCGTGGTTACAGTTTCGGCCGCATCTGTTTCGGCCAGTTCGCCGGCGTATTCGGTTTTGGCTTCTTCGGCTTTGAGTCCTTTGCCTTGCAGCCAGCGCGCAAATACCGAGGTATAGCCGTGCGTGACAATTACGCGTTCGCACTGGCAGGCTTCTACTGCGGTGTTAAGCTGCGCCCAGTCGGCATGGTCGCTCAGCACGAAGCCTCTGTCGTAGGCCATGCGCCGGCGTGCGCCACGCAGCCCCATCCAGCCCGATGCGCCTGCGGTTGAGCAGGGCAGCAGTCTGTTCAGCCAGGCCTCATTGCCGCCCGAAGGCGGAGCAATAACCAGCGCGCCGCGAAGCTCAGCTTTACTTACCGAGGCCGTGAGTTGTCTGGGTGTACGCAAAGCAAGCCCGCCTTCACGCAGGGCTTCGTTCATACTGTGCACCGCACCATGTACGTAAATCGGACCAATGCTTTCGTCCACAGCCTGCATGATACGCTGGGCTTTGCCTAAGGCATAACCATAAATCAAAGCTGTTTTCCCATCGGCGGCACATTGCTGCCACCAGGCATTTATTTCGCGCACAATTTCGGCTTGCGGTTTCCAATGATAAAGTGGCAAACCAAAAGTTGATTCGCTGATAAACGTGTGGCAGCGCACCGGCTCAAACGGCGTGCTGATTCCGTCGGCACCAAGCTTGTAGTCGCCCGAAGCCACCCACACTTCGCCTTTGTATTCCACCCGTATCTGTGATGAGCCGGGAATATGGCCTGCCGGATGAAACGAAACTGTAACACCATTGATATGATGCGTTTCGTAGTATTCTGTGGCCTGCACCGAAATTCCGCTTCCCAGCCGCTGCTTCATTACCGGCACTGAAATATGATGGGCCAGATAATTTTTCATTCCCCAGCGTGAATGATCGGAATGTGCATGTGTGATAAGTGCATGCTCAACCGGCCGCCAGGGGTCGATGTAAAAACGGCCCGGCGCACAATAAATACCCAATGAGGTAAATTCAAGCAATCGCATACACCAGCATTCAACATGTTGAGCCCGCTTTTGTTTTTAGCTGCTCAAAAAACAAATGTAAGCGGACCCGATGGTGGATCGAATTATTTTCCTGAATCAGATCAATTTGGGTGCAAAATGCGAAAATGACTACTGGTTTTCGCGATTATCAAAAGGTATTTGAGACAATTATCCTGTCTGGTCTGTTTTCGTCGAACAAATCCTGAAATTGGTGGTGTTTTTAAGGTGGTTGGTCGTGCTTAAAAATAAATATGTCAAACAAATGAAAATCAGTGATTTTGAAGCTAGCTAAAGGCACTTAAAATCTTTTATTTTTAAGTGGGCAAAGTGCATCTGTTTTCGATTTGTATCGTATAAAGCCCAGATAAAACTCCAAACCCGGATTTGCTTAACGATTGTGAAGTATAAATTTACCTTACCCCTGCTGATTTTACTGCTTGCCACGGCCTTACCGCTGCGGGCTGAATTTTTTTATTGGACAGGTGATGACGGCAATTGGAACGATGTGACGAAATGGCGTGTTGGTAATGGGAACGAAGAAATGTATCGTGCAGCCACTCGTTTGCCTTCCGATACGGATGATGTATTTATTCTTCCCCATTCCGGCCGTGAAGTAACTATTGAAATTACGGGGGATGTGTTTTGCCGCCAATTGAATTTAGACTTCGAGGCTCCTCCTTATCCCGGAGCCAATCATACAATTCATTTAACGGGTAATGGCACCATTCATCTTAACTGGCTTATCGGCAGTGCAAAACTACGTGATGAATTTGCGGGGACTTGGCGATTTGAGAAAAGTGCTTTTTTCGGCCCGTCAAATATTGTTCTTGCCGGTAAAGTAATTTTCGATTGCAGCAGTCTGGTTATCCGAACGGATTTGTATGCTGCGGGAGGAGTTGAGTTCATACACACAACGGTGTCTGAAATTCCGGAGCAAGCAGGCTTTAAAATTGTTTCGCCCAAGATCAGCCAATCGGCCCGCACCGTGTTGCCTGCCAGCGTGCAACTGATTACCACCGGTCCGGTTCTTTCACCCCAAAATCATACCGTTACCACTACAGTAGTTCCAAACGCCTGTAACGGGCAGTGTCTTGCCACGGCAACGGCCAACGTTACCGGTGGTTCGGGAAATTTCTCTTACTTGTGGACGCCCGGTAACCAAACCACGGCAACGGCCACCGGTTTGTGTGCGGGCACATATCTTGTTGTTGTTACTGATCTTATCTTGGGCGATCAGGTACCGGCCTTTGCCATTGTAACTGATCCGCCGCCGTTAGTAATATTCTTTTCAAACACGGCGCCGCTTTGCAACGGACAATGCAACGGTTCCAGTTCAGCCACGGTAGCGGGCGGCACGCCCGGCTTTACATACAACTGGCTGCCGGGGAACCAGAACACACCTTCCATTTCCAACCAGTGTGCCGGCACGTACACGCTTACCGTTACCGATAATAACGGCTGCCAGATTACCCAGCTTTCCATTATTACGCAGCCTGCAGCACTCAATCCTAATGGCGTGCGCACCAATGTAACCTGCAATAACCTATGCAATGGCACAGCCACGGTAGCTCCTGCTGGCGGCACACTGCCTTACAGCTATTTATGGTCGCCGGGCGGACAAACAACACCAGCTATATCGGGGCTTTGTCCGGGCTCATATACCTGTGTGGTTACAGATGGTAATAATTGCACAAGCTCGTATGTGGCTGTAGTTACGCAACCGCAGCCGCTTCAGGCCGGTGCCACACACACCAATACATCCTGCTTTGGTGTGTGCGACGGTACAGCCACGGCTAACGTAACCGGCGGCACGGGGCCATATTCCTATCAGTGGCTGCCTGGCGGACAAACCACACCCGGCATAACCAACCTTTGTGCAGGCACCTACACCGTAAACATTACTGATGCCAACGGTTGCACGGCACAACAGCAGGTTACCATTACTGAGCCGCTTCAAATTGTATCCACACCCACAGCTGTAAACATTACCTGTTTTGGTTTGTGCAATGGCACTGCTTCGGCTAATGCGTCAGGTGGCTCACCGTCATATACCTATTCGTGGGCCCCCGCCGGGGGTAACGGACCGGTGGCAAGCGGATTGTGCCCCGGTTCATACACGGTAACTGTTACCGACCAGAATGGCTGCTTTACCACTGGCTCGGTAACCATTACACAACCTCAGCTGCTTGTGGCGCAGGCTACATCAACCAATGTAACCTGCAACAGCCTGTGCAACGGCACTGCCACTGCCGGTCAAACCGGCGGCACACCACCTTATTCCTATCTCTGGCAGCCGGGAAATATAACCACGCCTACAATTTCCAATCTCTGTCCCGGAAATTATACCCTCACTGTAACAGATGCCAATTCATGCACCGGAACCACCACGGTAGTGATTACCCAGCCGCAGCCGATTTCGGCTAACGTTACTGCGGTAAATGTAAACTGCAATACACTGTGTAATGGTTCCGCTTCATCCAACCCTACCGGCGGCACAGGGCCCTATACCTATCTCTGGCAACCAGGCGGGCAAACCACATCTTCTATTTCCAACCTTTGTGCAGGGGCCTACACGTTAACAGTTACGGATGCGCAGGGTTGCATACGTACTCAAACCGTGAGCATTACCCAACCTAATCCGCTTACGATCTCGGTAAATACCACACAACTTCTTTGCAATAGTAACTGTAATGCAACCGCAGCGGTTACGGTTTCTGGCGGTACGCCGGGATATACCTATCTCTGGGCGCCAGGCGGACAAACCACACCTTCAGTGTCTAACCTTTGTGCAGGATCTTACACGGTAACTGTAACAGATGCGAATAACTGTGTGGCCAACAATATTGTAATTATTTCACAACCGCCACCCTACCAGATCAGTGCTTCGGTAAATAATGTGCTTTGTTTCGGACAGTGCAATGGTTCGGCGGCATTGAATGTGTCTGGTTCAACAGGTCCTTACACTTATCTCTGGGCGCCGGGCGGACAAACCACATCAGCTGTTACTGGTTTATGTGCCGGGTCTTATAGTGTTACGGTTACTGATGCCAATGGCTGTGACAGCACGATTGTAGTAGTTGTCAATCAGCCGCTGCCTATTTCGCCAAACGTAACACGTACAAATGCAAGCTGCTCGGGTGTTTGCGATGGCACGGCAACAGCTAATCCGGGCGGAGGGACTTTCCCCTATACCTATCTCTGGCAGCCAGGGGCATTTACCACATCTTCAATAAGCGGCCTATGTGCCGGTTCGTATTCGCTTACGGTAACGGACGCAAACGGGTGTTCAACCAATGCTACGGTAACCATTACGCAACCTCAGCCTTTGCTTGCCACCGTTTCTGCCACTACAGCGAGTTGTGGTTTGTGTGATGGTTCGGCTACGGTAAACGTAACCGGCGGTACACAACCATACAGCTACAGCTGGTCGCCCACGGGCGGCACAAACCCAACGGCCACTAACTTATGCCGTGGCAACTACACCTGTACAATTACCGATGCAAACGGTTGTGTAACCACGGTATCTGTTACGGTTAATCAGCTGGTGAATATTGTGGTGAGCAGTGTAGGAAATACTCCCAGCTGCTACAACGTGTGCGATGGTATTGCCAGTGCCAATGCCAACGGCGGTGTAGGTCCTTATACCTATGTATGGTCGCCGGGTAATGTGGTTTCGCAAAACGTTACCGGACTTTGTGCCGGAACCTACACTGTAACAGCTACCGACTTTAACGGGTGTTTCAATTCCTCAACAATCACGTTTACCAATCCGCCTCAGTTGCAGGCACAGGTTACATTTGCCAATGCCACCTGCTTTAATGCGTGCGATGGTACGGCTTCGGTTACTGTAAATGGTGGCACGGGATCGTACAGCTATCTCTGGCAGCCGGGCGGGCAAACTACATCTTCGGTGTCGGGTTTATGTGCCGGTTCATACAGCGTAACGGTAACTGATGGTAATGGCTGTGATACCACAATGCTGATAAACGTTTCCCAGCAGCCGGCAATTACGGCATCACCATCCGTAACACCGGCCAACTGTACGCTTTGTGATG encodes the following:
- a CDS encoding ligase-associated DNA damage response exonuclease; the encoded protein is MRLLEFTSLGIYCAPGRFYIDPWRPVEHALITHAHSDHSRWGMKNYLAHHISVPVMKQRLGSGISVQATEYYETHHINGVTVSFHPAGHIPGSSQIRVEYKGEVWVASGDYKLGADGISTPFEPVRCHTFISESTFGLPLYHWKPQAEIVREINAWWQQCAADGKTALIYGYALGKAQRIMQAVDESIGPIYVHGAVHSMNEALREGGLALRTPRQLTASVSKAELRGALVIAPPSGGNEAWLNRLLPCSTAGASGWMGLRGARRRMAYDRGFVLSDHADWAQLNTAVEACQCERVIVTHGYTSVFARWLQGKGLKAEEAKTEYAGELAETDAAETVTTDTKPE
- a CDS encoding ligase-associated DNA damage response DEXH box helicase; its protein translation is MKAVTAIQIFEGWFKRRKWKIFPFQREVFEAYTAGQSGLLNAPTGSGKTYAVWLPVICEAAQRREKKATGLRCLWITPVRSLARDVRTAMQTACDEINLPWQVAIRTGDTSAAEKQKQKKALPQGLVITPESLHILLSQKGYEKLFEQLETVVVDEWHELLGNKRGTQVELALSRLKALRPEIRIWGISATIGNMEEARTVLLGKDSSRHAMIKAGEQKKITVTTILPDKIDNFPWAGHLGVKLLQKAVPVIEASRTTLIFTNTRAQAEIWYQQLLEVAPQLAGQLALHHGSLSTEIRNWVEDALHAGILKAVVCTSSLDLGVDFRPVDTVIQIGGPKGVARFLQRAGRSGHQPGAESKIWFLPAHALELMEASALRTAAQSGRIEARVPVLRAWDVLAQYLVTLAVGSGFNASSILAEVRTTHAFAEMTDDEWNRVMEFIISGGPSLKAYSEYAKVVRGDDGNYYVADQRIARRHRFSIGTILSSGMLTVKFISGGYIGSVEEYFIAQLKPGDTFYFSGRTLELVMIKDMKVLVRASKAKKALVPQYMGGRMPLSSQLSELMREKMTQIHRGIAEDEELKMLLPLFQRQNELSLLPSQNQFLIEVCVSREGQHLFFYTFDGRQVNEGLAALVAWRLSRIQPLTFSIAMNDYGFELLTDSELDWKKHINRELFSSENLIEHIQHGLNASEMASRRFRGIAQIAGLTFSGYPGNEKKTRHLQASSKLFFEVFREHEPDHLLLRQAYEEVLLEQLDEVRLRKLLNRLEHQELVVNYTTQPSPFAFPIMVERIREKLSTEKLEDRVQRMIKQLEKEATR
- the selD gene encoding selenide, water dikinase SelD, translated to MTDTTIRLTQYSHGAGCGCKIAPAVLDGILKLSSISGIENDPRLLVGHDKKDDAAVYDLGNGKAVISTTDFFMPIVDDAFDFGRIASVNAISDVYAMGGKPLMAIAILGWPINKVPAELAGRVLEGARTVCREAGIPLAGGHSIDNEEPLFGLAVTGEVTLANLRQNSTAKAGDVLFLTKPLGVGILTTAQKKGLVQPAHFQNAVNAMLTLNSAGAVFGNLAYVHAMTDVTGFGLLGHLGEMADGSGLSAEVNYHALPLLPEIGHYIAQNCIPGGTKRNWDSYGAGIEGVTDENRPVLCDPQTSGGLLVAVDENFAEEFIREAKKLNLDLNPVGKFTGRKDYRIKVN
- the pdeM gene encoding ligase-associated DNA damage response endonuclease PdeM; the protein is MSVSIFAAGEELLLLPERAVYRPSLKQLLVADLHLGKATHFRKAGIAVPHAAHTQTLQRLQTLAEMYDAESIAVLGDFFHSHINTEWEMFTQWMNEMHIPVHLITGNHDLHLLRNNPVSGTELCGDEFYSPPFVYRHHPENETDKRGYFRIAGHVHPGYLLRGKARQRVSLPCFLLQPHQLVLPAFGEFTGKEIITPEENDRVFVIAGDTVCEVPGE
- a CDS encoding ATP-dependent DNA ligase; amino-acid sequence: MKQFAVLIEALDQTNKTSEKTDALAAYFGKAPHADCLRAVALLSGRKPKSLVKSSLLRLWAAETAGIDQWLFEESYHVAGDMAETIALLIPQTTEAGHIGLEEFMQQLISLRSADDETKKQFITRCWREFDYYEKFVFNKLITGGFRIGVAQQLVVRALARVLQMSEAAITHRLMGNWQPETTTFENLLLNDSNTDRLSQPYPFCLAYALDVPFDELGAPQAWQAEWKWDGIRGQIVRRGNELFVWSRGEELVTDMFPEFKALLELLPDGTVADGEIIPWKDNRPLPFHVMQQRNGRKNITAKILKEAPIVFLAYDLLEVEGYDLRQQPLSERRTLLQQLAQRAGIESVFKLSPQLVFNSWEELTVLRNDARNQFSEGLMLKRLDSVYETGRKRGSWWKWKVDPFTVDAVLIYAQRGHGRRANLYTDYTFAVRDGDTLVPFAKAYSGLTDEEIKEVDAFVKRNTVDKFGPVRSVKAELVFELAFEGINPSPRHRSGVALRFPRISRWRKDKAVQDADSIETLRTLLKLYADKPTGE